A genomic stretch from Synergistales bacterium includes:
- a CDS encoding FAD binding domain-containing protein produces the protein MEWHTPTSMEDALNLLRTERSALHGGGTGLLAAGIERYSHLVDLAGLDLDRIAIRADGSIDIGATCTFAETAQGLDALQPGHILVQSLSRAASTPLRNRITIGGSLGYIPPWSDLAAPLAALDATVHTLSAEGERETPFPNFLDRSRQPPQPFLVTDVTLPPERWKGWYHRLVRTAFDYPRATMAILLQTGEEHVREARIAVGGTRGRVTVLAEVAGRLQGHPLGAEPPDDLLADTELAFPDKPQASGEYLAEAAKIWLFRGIRQLLEVA, from the coding sequence ATGGAATGGCACACTCCCACTTCGATGGAGGATGCGCTGAATCTGTTGCGAACCGAGAGGAGCGCGCTTCACGGGGGCGGAACAGGGCTGCTCGCCGCCGGGATAGAGCGATACAGCCATCTTGTTGATCTCGCCGGTCTGGACCTGGACAGGATCGCGATCCGGGCGGACGGAAGCATCGATATCGGCGCCACCTGCACCTTCGCCGAGACCGCCCAAGGTCTTGATGCGCTCCAGCCGGGACATATCCTGGTCCAGTCGCTCTCCAGAGCCGCCTCCACACCGCTGCGGAACCGCATCACCATCGGCGGCAGTCTGGGGTACATCCCACCCTGGTCCGATCTGGCCGCACCGCTGGCCGCCCTGGACGCCACGGTCCACACCCTGTCGGCGGAAGGCGAAAGGGAAACCCCCTTTCCGAATTTTCTCGACAGGTCCCGGCAACCCCCTCAACCCTTCCTGGTCACGGACGTCACCCTCCCGCCGGAGCGCTGGAAGGGCTGGTACCACCGCCTGGTGCGGACCGCCTTCGACTATCCCCGCGCCACCATGGCCATCCTCCTGCAGACCGGGGAAGAGCACGTCAGGGAGGCCCGGATCGCCGTAGGGGGAACCCGTGGACGGGTGACGGTGCTCGCCGAGGTTGCGGGGCGTCTCCAGGGACATCCGCTCGGGGCGGAACCCCCCGACGACCTTCTCGCCGACACAGAGCTTGCGTTCCCCGACAAACCGCAGGCCTCCGGGGAGTATCTCGCCGAAGCCGCGAAAATCTGGCTCTTCCGGGGCATCCGACAGCTTCTGGAGGTGGCATGA
- a CDS encoding S1C family serine protease: MGGTVWSHAIEQLYPFACKIRISRGTGTGCILSYDKERQLCCIATANHVISHAEGWNEPIRIIHAESGVEQLISPEGRTVYRHPESDLAVIFFSHDRHPQSVEMPSLTVEDEPLHVGNEVGWAGFPSILPDHFSFFSGRVSTALPQSESYLMNGEAMSGVSGGPAFIVTTQGNLHVVGIVTAYIPERAPGEYLPGVCTVAGITSFYKEASRDFGLSSGGD; the protein is encoded by the coding sequence ATGGGCGGAACGGTCTGGTCCCATGCGATCGAGCAGCTCTATCCCTTTGCCTGCAAGATCCGGATATCCAGAGGAACGGGGACGGGGTGCATCCTCAGCTACGACAAGGAACGGCAGCTCTGCTGTATCGCCACCGCCAATCATGTCATCTCGCATGCGGAGGGGTGGAACGAGCCGATCCGGATCATCCATGCCGAAAGTGGTGTGGAACAGCTGATTTCTCCTGAAGGGCGGACGGTTTACCGCCACCCTGAAAGTGATTTGGCGGTGATCTTTTTCTCTCATGACCGGCATCCCCAATCGGTGGAGATGCCCTCGCTCACCGTGGAGGACGAGCCGCTCCACGTGGGCAACGAGGTGGGATGGGCGGGGTTCCCCTCCATCCTGCCGGACCACTTCTCCTTTTTCAGCGGTCGCGTGAGCACGGCCCTCCCGCAGTCCGAATCCTATCTCATGAACGGCGAGGCCATGAGCGGGGTCAGCGGCGGACCCGCCTTCATCGTCACAACCCAGGGAAACCTCCATGTGGTGGGGATCGTCACGGCCTACATCCCCGAGCGGGCGCCCGGCGAGTACCTGCCCGGGGTGTGCACCGTTGCAGGGATCACCTCGTTTTACAAAGAGGCGAGTAGGGACTTTGGGTTGTCGTCGGGAGGCGATTGA
- a CDS encoding (2Fe-2S)-binding protein: MEGRFTINGQEHSILFPPGATLLDVLRGEGFTDVHEGCREGVCGACAVVLDGRLVNSCQVLAASARGREILTAGGLGTPASPHPIQQAFVDAGAVQCGFCTPGMVLAAWCLLRENPAPTEEEIKSALDGNLCRCTGYKHILEAVQLAAERMNTDD; this comes from the coding sequence ATGGAAGGCAGATTCACGATCAACGGACAAGAACACAGCATCCTCTTTCCACCCGGGGCCACACTGCTCGACGTGCTCCGCGGCGAGGGGTTCACCGACGTCCACGAGGGCTGCCGCGAAGGGGTCTGTGGCGCCTGCGCCGTGGTGCTCGACGGCAGGCTGGTCAATTCCTGCCAGGTCCTGGCGGCGAGCGCCCGGGGCCGGGAGATCCTCACCGCCGGAGGACTGGGGACACCGGCCTCGCCGCACCCGATCCAGCAGGCCTTTGTGGACGCCGGCGCGGTGCAGTGCGGGTTCTGCACTCCAGGAATGGTGCTGGCCGCCTGGTGTCTCCTCCGGGAGAATCCCGCACCGACGGAGGAGGAGATCAAAAGCGCGCTGGACGGCAATCTCTGCCGCTGCACGGGATACAAGCATATTCTTGAAGCGGTCCAGCTGGCCGCAGAGAGGATGAACACCGATGACTGA
- a CDS encoding amidohydrolase family protein: protein MSLGIGGGPVADGAEVFLSPGALLVEDGKVAETGSPEEIRSKADEYIDTGGRLILPGLVNFHSHFYSALAPGLIPAEPPKDLPSILRGLWWRLDMALDRESIAASALTGAAEAARHGVTTVFDHHASMQTPEGSLETIAGELRRVGIRGCLCYEITDRAGTDQVARQIEENVEFARRHRDDPFFKGTMGLHASLTLSEDTLQAVSAAGDLPVHIHCGEGAADLARCQTEGYAGPVDRLHRHGLLSRDAILVHCIHLSPRDREILADLDPVVVTNPESNANNGVGHFDGEGQPRFVLGTDGMSQDMTASLKSLFLMAHPALPLERLQSAFFPQRIERLQRWFPETGTFAPGSDADVAVLDYIPLTPISRDSLAAHLVFGAKGGDAWLTLCGGEVVWRQGMFTSLNWPEEADRIGPIAAALHHRFYAQTAPDNWIHFGKE from the coding sequence ATGAGCCTGGGGATCGGCGGCGGGCCGGTGGCCGACGGGGCGGAGGTCTTCCTCTCCCCGGGCGCCCTGCTCGTCGAAGACGGCAAGGTCGCCGAGACCGGATCCCCCGAGGAGATCCGGAGCAAAGCCGATGAGTACATCGACACCGGAGGGCGGCTGATCCTCCCGGGGCTGGTGAACTTCCACAGCCATTTCTACTCCGCCCTGGCCCCGGGACTGATTCCGGCCGAACCGCCCAAGGATCTCCCGTCCATTCTGCGGGGTCTCTGGTGGCGGCTCGATATGGCACTGGACCGGGAGAGCATCGCGGCCAGCGCCCTGACCGGGGCCGCCGAGGCGGCCAGGCACGGGGTCACCACCGTCTTCGACCACCACGCCTCCATGCAGACCCCCGAGGGGAGCCTGGAGACCATCGCCGGGGAACTGCGCAGGGTGGGCATCCGGGGCTGTCTCTGCTACGAGATCACAGACCGGGCCGGCACGGACCAGGTGGCCCGGCAGATCGAGGAGAACGTCGAGTTCGCCCGGCGGCACAGAGACGATCCCTTCTTCAAGGGCACCATGGGGCTCCACGCCAGCCTGACCCTCTCCGAGGATACCCTGCAGGCCGTTTCCGCGGCGGGCGACCTCCCCGTCCACATCCACTGCGGCGAGGGCGCCGCCGATCTGGCACGCTGCCAGACGGAGGGCTACGCCGGGCCGGTGGACCGGCTGCACCGTCACGGCCTGCTCTCCCGCGACGCCATCCTGGTCCACTGCATCCACCTCTCCCCCCGGGACCGGGAGATCCTGGCCGATCTCGACCCGGTGGTGGTCACCAACCCGGAATCCAACGCCAACAACGGCGTGGGGCACTTCGACGGGGAGGGGCAGCCCCGATTCGTCCTGGGCACCGACGGGATGAGCCAGGACATGACGGCCTCGCTGAAATCGCTCTTCCTGATGGCCCACCCCGCACTTCCGCTGGAACGACTGCAGTCGGCCTTCTTCCCCCAGCGGATCGAGCGACTGCAGCGCTGGTTCCCGGAGACGGGGACCTTCGCCCCCGGGAGCGACGCCGATGTGGCGGTGCTGGACTACATCCCGCTGACGCCCATCAGCCGGGACAGTCTGGCGGCCCATCTGGTCTTCGGCGCCAAGGGGGGCGACGCCTGGCTCACCCTCTGCGGCGGCGAGGTGGTCTGGCGTCAGGGGATGTTCACCAGCCTGAACTGGCCGGAGGAGGCAGACCGTATCGGCCCCATCGCGGCGGCGCTGCACCATCGGTTCTACGCACAGACAGCCCCGGACAACTGGATACATTTCGGAAAGGAGTGA
- a CDS encoding molybdopterin-dependent oxidoreductase, which produces MTETRSVSTSPARVDGLALATGRAHFTPDIPLEHPLHVALVASPHACAEVESVDAEACLAVEGVVTVLHCHNAYERMPPVLFTTAGQGSPEPSPYDTRLFNRKVRYAGELVAAVAATSREAAREGARRLEVSYTPLPANTDPEQAMEPGTPVLHGEEAHTVIDVPYAPERNMAAATTFDHGRFESAYKGAERRIDVSFTTQQASHCALEPHNVAVSFDDQGRLVITSSTQVPFHVRRITARVLSIPLRTVRVIKPKVGGSYGGKQEVFLEPVAARIALDTGRPVRLQLTRREVFTMARTRHPMRTRIQAGFGSDGEIAALAMDCLMDTGAYGTHALTVLSNVGSKVLPLFNKIDNIRLRGHAVYTNTTPGGAYRGYGATQAYFAFNQVLDMIARECKEDFVSFVKRRHIREGETSPVFAAIGEGTEGVAQTIASCTLSECLDRGAAAIGWHDKRDQRQKTATGRIRGVGAAVAMQGSGIPLVDMGSAAMKANEDGSFNLMAGATEIGTGSDTICCQIAAEALDTDPSMIIPHTSDTDTTPFDTGAYASSGTYVSGKAVEKCARNMRRNLLRAAAEELAVSSDELTVENGVIRHSSDPSIHLSYGELVGRRLYNHHQEQLQAFASHCPTSSPPPFIAQFAEVEADPETGEVRVTAFVSAVDCGIAINPQLARGQVEGGVVNGIGFALTEEYLRDSKSRMTNPSFGGYKIPGAPDIPALTTILVESREPTGPYGAKSIGEVCINGPGPAIANAIYDALGVRMHHQPFTPERVWRALREQEGRR; this is translated from the coding sequence ATGACTGAGACCAGAAGCGTTTCCACTTCACCGGCCCGGGTCGACGGCCTCGCGCTGGCCACCGGACGGGCACACTTCACGCCGGACATCCCGCTGGAGCATCCGCTCCACGTCGCCCTGGTCGCCTCGCCCCACGCCTGTGCCGAGGTGGAATCGGTGGACGCCGAGGCCTGCCTGGCCGTGGAAGGGGTGGTCACCGTGCTCCACTGCCACAACGCCTACGAGAGGATGCCGCCGGTGCTCTTCACCACCGCCGGCCAGGGATCGCCGGAGCCTTCCCCCTACGACACCCGGCTTTTCAACCGGAAGGTCCGCTACGCCGGCGAGCTGGTGGCGGCCGTGGCGGCCACCTCCAGGGAGGCCGCCCGGGAGGGCGCCCGCCGACTGGAGGTCTCCTATACGCCACTCCCCGCCAATACAGACCCCGAACAGGCCATGGAGCCCGGCACGCCGGTCCTGCACGGCGAGGAGGCCCACACCGTTATCGATGTCCCCTACGCGCCGGAACGGAACATGGCCGCCGCCACCACCTTCGACCACGGCCGCTTCGAGTCGGCCTACAAGGGCGCGGAGCGGCGGATCGACGTCTCCTTCACCACCCAGCAGGCCAGCCACTGCGCGCTGGAACCCCACAACGTGGCCGTCTCCTTCGACGACCAGGGGCGGCTGGTGATCACCAGCTCCACCCAGGTGCCCTTCCACGTCCGCCGGATCACCGCCCGGGTGCTCTCCATCCCCCTGCGGACGGTGCGGGTGATCAAGCCGAAGGTAGGCGGCAGCTACGGCGGCAAGCAGGAGGTCTTCCTGGAGCCCGTGGCCGCCCGCATCGCCCTGGATACGGGCCGTCCGGTGCGGCTGCAGCTCACCAGGAGGGAGGTCTTCACCATGGCACGGACGCGCCACCCCATGCGCACCCGCATCCAGGCGGGCTTCGGCAGCGACGGGGAGATCGCGGCGCTGGCCATGGACTGCCTGATGGACACCGGTGCCTACGGCACCCACGCACTGACGGTGCTCAGCAATGTGGGCTCCAAGGTGCTCCCGCTGTTCAACAAGATCGACAATATCCGTCTCCGGGGGCATGCGGTCTACACCAACACCACCCCCGGGGGCGCCTACCGCGGGTACGGCGCCACCCAGGCCTACTTCGCCTTCAACCAGGTGCTTGACATGATCGCCAGGGAATGCAAAGAGGACTTCGTTTCCTTCGTCAAGAGGCGGCACATCAGGGAAGGCGAGACATCGCCGGTCTTCGCCGCCATCGGAGAGGGAACGGAGGGGGTCGCCCAGACCATCGCCTCCTGTACGCTGTCGGAGTGCCTCGACAGGGGGGCCGCGGCCATCGGCTGGCACGACAAGCGAGACCAGCGGCAGAAAACGGCGACGGGACGGATCCGCGGTGTCGGCGCCGCCGTGGCCATGCAGGGCTCGGGCATCCCTCTGGTGGACATGGGGAGCGCCGCCATGAAGGCCAACGAGGACGGCTCCTTCAACCTCATGGCCGGGGCCACGGAGATCGGCACGGGATCGGACACCATCTGCTGCCAGATCGCCGCCGAGGCCCTGGACACCGACCCCTCCATGATCATCCCCCACACCTCAGACACCGACACCACTCCCTTCGACACCGGGGCCTACGCTTCATCTGGAACCTATGTCTCCGGCAAGGCGGTGGAGAAGTGCGCCCGCAACATGCGGCGCAACCTGCTCCGCGCCGCCGCAGAGGAACTGGCCGTGAGCAGCGACGAACTCACCGTGGAAAATGGCGTCATCCGCCACAGCTCCGACCCCTCGATCCACCTTTCCTACGGCGAACTGGTGGGCCGGCGGCTCTACAATCACCACCAGGAACAGCTCCAGGCCTTCGCCTCCCACTGCCCCACCAGTTCGCCGCCGCCTTTCATCGCCCAGTTCGCCGAGGTGGAGGCAGACCCGGAAACCGGCGAGGTGCGGGTGACGGCCTTTGTCAGCGCCGTGGACTGCGGGATCGCCATCAACCCGCAGCTGGCCCGCGGGCAGGTGGAAGGCGGCGTGGTGAACGGCATCGGCTTCGCCCTTACCGAGGAGTATCTCCGGGACAGCAAGAGCAGGATGACCAACCCCTCTTTCGGCGGCTACAAGATCCCCGGGGCGCCGGACATCCCGGCGCTCACCACGATCCTTGTGGAGTCCCGCGAACCCACCGGTCCCTACGGGGCCAAATCAATCGGGGAGGTCTGCATCAACGGTCCAGGGCCGGCCATCGCCAACGCCATCTACGACGCCCTGGGGGTGCGGATGCACCACCAGCCCTTCACCCCAGAACGGGTCTGGAGGGCCCTGCGGGAACAGGAGGGACGGCGATGA
- a CDS encoding MATE family efflux transporter produces the protein MSTQREYMLANQPILGLLWRLSLPAVVGMFSMSLYNLVDTIFIGHSEGAIGIGGLSIAFPLQILMGSLGGMLGIGSASIISRSLGAKRYRHAAQTLGTCVIASVLIGALLAIGGTVALHPILRAFGATERILPFAAEYMGIILLGSPLIIFSMAMNNVIRSEGAAAIAMGTMLVGTAFNIVFDPIFIFGFGMGIKGAAVATVLSRIFVAAWIIWFLRSGRSIIKATLKDMRLRLPILREALSIGAPTLIRMGSTSFVFGLINQTLAGYGGDMSIALFGINNRIIALGVMPMIGIAQGLQPIVGYNYGARNYLRVRDAIKKAGMLATAVGFFISMTMLIAPSQVIQLFTGNPQLLQEGPAALRLMISGFTLVGSVLISGIVFQALGKTRPALIINLSRQVLLLVPLVLILPRFLGVTGVWCAFPIADLLSFLLALLLILPEIRRLNEECEGPLAPCYNKSTQ, from the coding sequence ATGAGCACACAAAGAGAATATATGCTGGCGAACCAGCCGATTCTCGGCCTTCTCTGGAGACTCTCCCTCCCCGCGGTGGTCGGGATGTTCTCCATGAGTCTCTACAATCTGGTGGATACCATCTTCATCGGCCACAGCGAGGGGGCCATCGGCATCGGCGGGCTCTCCATCGCCTTCCCGCTGCAGATCTTGATGGGCAGCCTGGGGGGCATGCTGGGAATCGGGAGCGCCTCGATCATCTCCCGGAGTCTCGGCGCAAAACGCTACCGCCATGCGGCGCAAACTTTGGGGACCTGCGTCATCGCCTCGGTCCTGATCGGCGCACTGCTCGCCATTGGAGGGACTGTCGCGCTCCACCCCATTCTCCGGGCCTTCGGCGCCACGGAGCGCATCCTCCCCTTTGCGGCGGAGTATATGGGGATCATCCTCCTCGGTTCGCCGCTGATCATCTTCAGCATGGCCATGAACAACGTCATCCGCTCCGAAGGGGCCGCCGCGATCGCTATGGGAACCATGCTCGTAGGGACCGCCTTCAATATCGTCTTCGACCCGATCTTCATCTTCGGCTTCGGCATGGGCATCAAAGGCGCGGCTGTGGCCACGGTGCTCTCCCGCATCTTCGTCGCGGCCTGGATCATCTGGTTCCTCCGGTCCGGCCGGAGTATCATCAAGGCCACCCTCAAGGACATGCGGCTCCGCCTCCCCATCCTCCGCGAAGCCCTCTCGATCGGGGCACCCACCTTGATCAGGATGGGGTCAACGAGCTTCGTCTTCGGCCTGATCAACCAGACCCTGGCCGGCTACGGCGGCGACATGTCCATCGCCCTCTTCGGCATCAACAACCGCATCATCGCCCTCGGCGTCATGCCGATGATCGGCATCGCCCAGGGACTCCAGCCGATCGTGGGCTACAACTACGGAGCCCGGAACTACCTGCGCGTCCGGGACGCCATCAAGAAGGCGGGAATGCTCGCCACGGCAGTGGGGTTTTTCATTTCCATGACGATGCTGATCGCCCCCTCCCAGGTGATCCAGCTCTTTACGGGCAATCCACAGCTGCTGCAGGAGGGACCGGCGGCGCTGCGGCTGATGATATCCGGGTTCACGCTGGTAGGGTCTGTCCTGATCTCGGGCATTGTCTTCCAGGCTCTGGGGAAAACACGGCCCGCCCTGATCATCAATCTCTCCCGGCAGGTGCTCCTGCTGGTCCCGCTGGTGCTCATTCTCCCCCGTTTCCTCGGCGTTACCGGCGTCTGGTGCGCCTTCCCCATCGCCGATCTGCTCTCTTTCCTGCTGGCGCTCTTGCTTATTCTGCCGGAGATCCGGAGGCTCAACGAGGAGTGCGAAGGCCCCCTGGCCCCCTGCTACAACAAATCCACGCAGTAA
- a CDS encoding diguanylate cyclase yields MADCTVQLNGIDFPGPVLPAAGPNVNDGAQLRAAVQGGAGGIVTKTVSTVPASYPKPCIAKSGDGLLNSETWSERDVRSCLEDYKTARELGVPLVLSIGYSPDEVAELGGLLEREVQPHAIEFSTHYSGTDHTPLLEVARALRGAVACPIWMKLSPALQEPEALAREASAYVDAFVAANSLGPALDFDVEHPVPLLGSDHGQGWLSGPAVLPINLELVYRLAGAQDKPVIGAGGIATGIDAVKYIMAGAHLVQVCTAALRTGPAAYGRIAGEVDQWLDGHGFGSPAEIRGRYPLGPGKGDAPR; encoded by the coding sequence ATGGCGGACTGCACGGTACAACTGAACGGCATCGATTTCCCCGGCCCCGTCCTCCCCGCGGCGGGTCCCAACGTCAACGACGGCGCCCAGCTCCGGGCGGCGGTGCAGGGAGGCGCCGGCGGCATCGTGACCAAGACGGTCTCCACGGTGCCCGCCTCCTACCCCAAGCCCTGCATCGCCAAGAGCGGCGACGGGCTGCTGAACAGCGAGACCTGGTCGGAACGGGATGTCCGGAGCTGCCTGGAGGACTACAAAACAGCACGGGAGCTGGGCGTGCCGCTGGTGCTCTCCATCGGCTACAGCCCCGACGAGGTGGCGGAACTCGGCGGATTGCTGGAGCGGGAGGTGCAACCCCACGCCATCGAGTTCTCCACCCACTACTCGGGCACCGACCACACCCCGCTGCTGGAGGTAGCCAGGGCCCTTCGTGGGGCCGTGGCCTGCCCCATCTGGATGAAGCTCTCGCCGGCGCTGCAGGAACCGGAAGCCCTGGCCCGGGAGGCCTCGGCATACGTGGATGCCTTCGTGGCCGCCAACTCCCTGGGCCCGGCACTGGACTTCGACGTGGAGCATCCCGTCCCGCTTCTGGGCTCGGACCACGGCCAGGGGTGGCTCTCCGGTCCCGCTGTGCTGCCCATCAACCTGGAGCTCGTCTACCGTCTCGCCGGCGCCCAGGACAAGCCGGTGATCGGCGCCGGCGGGATCGCCACCGGCATTGACGCCGTGAAGTACATCATGGCCGGCGCACATCTCGTCCAGGTCTGTACGGCGGCGCTCCGTACCGGCCCCGCCGCCTACGGACGGATCGCCGGGGAGGTGGATCAGTGGCTCGACGGCCACGGATTCGGCTCGCCGGCGGAGATTCGGGGGCGCTATCCCCTCGGGCCGGGGAAAGGGGACGCTCCACGATGA
- a CDS encoding efflux RND transporter periplasmic adaptor subunit: MNKTEHSHRRRGALGWIVLAALLLSCSDATPETAYAAEDSNETEGQTTTVTVLELEPQKRFTTGFTVNCTLKAYRDVVVYPKVTARLVAYPAEEGDEVEEGEPLAELDHRDIDAQVGSTKAQIAVALAELESAKASLDNAEVEYNRYKTLVDKGYATTQQLDAKETAYTQAKAQVRLARASVQRQRSVLKEQRVLLTEYTLNSPIDGTLLDDYDHTPGEMISPSTPVAHVGVIQRLKAVLNPEAAKARNVRKGMKASVTTDSVPGRTYRAEVIQVASQVDADTRTIEVKLLVDNRDGELKPGMFGRAKLIVTEARNALVVPQDACLESNGQCHVFVARDGVARRVEVVTGPSDGRHVVVEQGLSAGDLVILSDMETLQEGDRVSISERRS; encoded by the coding sequence ATGAACAAGACGGAACACAGCCATAGACGCCGCGGCGCTCTGGGATGGATCGTGCTCGCCGCTCTCCTCCTGTCGTGCAGCGACGCCACCCCGGAGACGGCATACGCCGCAGAGGACAGCAACGAAACAGAAGGGCAGACAACCACGGTAACGGTGCTGGAGCTGGAGCCGCAGAAGCGATTCACCACAGGGTTCACCGTCAACTGCACGCTCAAGGCCTACCGGGATGTGGTGGTCTATCCGAAGGTCACCGCCCGGCTCGTGGCCTATCCCGCCGAGGAAGGCGACGAGGTGGAAGAAGGCGAACCCCTGGCGGAACTGGACCACCGGGATATCGACGCCCAGGTTGGCTCGACGAAGGCCCAGATCGCCGTGGCCCTGGCGGAGCTGGAGAGCGCCAAGGCCAGTCTGGACAACGCCGAGGTGGAATACAACCGGTACAAGACGCTCGTCGACAAGGGCTACGCCACCACCCAGCAGCTGGACGCCAAGGAGACGGCCTACACCCAGGCCAAGGCCCAGGTGCGCCTCGCCAGAGCCTCGGTGCAGCGGCAGCGCTCGGTCCTGAAGGAACAGAGGGTTCTGCTCACCGAGTACACCCTCAACAGCCCCATCGACGGCACGCTCCTTGACGACTACGACCACACCCCGGGCGAGATGATCTCCCCGTCCACACCGGTGGCCCATGTGGGGGTGATCCAGCGCCTCAAGGCCGTCCTCAACCCCGAGGCCGCCAAGGCCCGGAATGTCCGAAAGGGGATGAAGGCCTCCGTCACCACAGACAGCGTGCCTGGAAGGACCTACCGGGCCGAGGTCATCCAGGTGGCCTCCCAGGTGGATGCCGACACCCGGACGATTGAGGTGAAACTACTGGTGGACAACAGAGACGGCGAACTCAAACCGGGGATGTTCGGCCGGGCAAAGCTCATCGTAACGGAGGCGCGGAACGCGCTGGTGGTCCCGCAGGACGCCTGCCTCGAATCGAACGGCCAGTGCCACGTCTTTGTAGCGAGGGACGGGGTGGCCCGAAGGGTCGAGGTCGTGACGGGACCGTCGGACGGACGGCATGTGGTGGTCGAACAGGGGCTGTCGGCGGGGGATCTGGTGATCCTGAGCGACATGGAAACGCTGCAGGAGGGCGACCGGGTGAGCATCAGCGAGCGCCGTTCGTAA